The region tctttaggggtagttagttctcaggctgtgacgaggtgtctagggagtgacaggaacatcccacagctacttctagtgttggtgttaggattaggaactgcggtcagtacagataccacctcctcagagcttgtcccatgttgcttcttaaccaccaggtcataacagacatcattgtcgccatggcaaccattatgacatctacgtcgatactgtgcccgtcgctgattggtcgaggcccaggcggcctcgaccaatcagagacgcgggatttccaggacagacagaaaaacccttagacaattatatatatagatgaggagagctgcattatattctatgtagagggctgcattatattctatgagacggCTACATTCCACTACATGAGGGCAGCATTTAATTCTATGTGAGgtgctgcattatacaatatgagggctgcattctatctcctccaaacacgatgagttttttttttctaccaaacagttctactttggtttcatcaaaccatatgatattctcccaattctcttctggataatccaaatgctctctagaaatTTTCAGATAGGCCcgggcatgtactggcttaagcagggagacacgtttggcactgcaggatctgtgtCCCTGACGGCATAGTGTTACTgatgtagcctttgttatggtggtcccagttctgtgcaggtcattcactaggtccccccgtgtgactCTGGTatatttgctcactgttcttgtgatcattttgaccccacggggtgagatcttgcatggatccCCAGAttcagggagattatcagtggtcttgtatgtcttccattttcttattattgctcccacagttgatttcatcacaccaagctgcttgcctattccagattcagtcttcccagcctggtgcagggctacaattttgtttctggtgtccttcgacagctctttggtcttcaccgtagtggagtttggagtgtgactgtttgaggttgtggacaggtgtcttttatactgataacaagttcaaacaggtgccaatactacaggtaatgagtggaggacagaggagcctcttaaagaagaagatacaggtctgtgagagccagaaatattgcatgtttttaatttgagcaaatacttattttccaccatttttttttttttttaaaaaaccttgccaaatcagacaaggtgattttctggatttgttttctcattttgagtctcatagttgtggtctacctatgatgtcagttacaggcctctctcatctttttaagtgggagaacttgcataattggtggctgactaaatatttttttccccactgtatatagcaaaaataatggtctcctatgaacaccaggcACGGGCTGGTATCCACGGGAGAATCATCATGACGGGCACGGTGGTCATCAGCAGACCATGATCACTTCACTGGGGCACCAATGGACACATAGAAAGGTGGACCCCCCCTCTGCTGGTGCACATTAAATGCTACTGTcatagattgacagtggcatttaacagtttAACAGCCGCGAACAAAGCTCCGCTCCTCTCGACTGttcgaggcagatgatggctgaataacacaagtaaacaacaCATTGATGGTAATATGTTTTACAAAAGCCATCGATCTTCATAACAAAAATCCAAAACTAGAAGGAATTAATAGATTTATTTTTAATGGTATTTATTTCTAACtcagaaaaattagaaaaaacaatttATGACTATTAATGTTCACATATCCAGCACCATATCCATTGCTGTGCAGCTCTGAAAAAAACACTTGTAGAGATTCTCCAGGTCTTGGAAACGGCATCTAATCATGTTCTCAGTACAGGTCGGTGCAGATTTTCACCTTTTTCTTCCAAGATGTGTTATATCTGTATAGAAGCGAAAAGTCGCCTTTCTCATTAACCTGAAACCAATTAAAAGACATGTTTTTAATAAACTTGACAATATGTTCTGGTTATCAAATGAAACAAACTCAGCAAAGGCAACTTCACCATTATATTTTTGGTCAACAGTAGAAACAGACATGAAATATTGCATTATATATGGTCTACACAAAAGGCCAATTTGGAAATTGAAAATAGGAATTTGCTAATATTAGTGTAATGTTAGAAAAATGCAACATGAATCATACGTATGGTGAGAGCACTCACAATAGACCTATACAACATGTAATGTTTGAGGGACTTATCTCGCCCCTCAGATTGTGTGTTTGCGATTCCTCCACAGCAGTAGGCTGATAACTTTCATCATTTCCTTCTTTTCTCAACCAGAATTAAAAACAATTGTACatcaagaaaaaataattattagaaATAAATGCAGTAATAAAAACCATATTGCATTTCTTCTATTATTACACCTTGCTTATGTTATCATGTCCGCACTGTTGCACTTCTTGAAAACAAGAATGATTGTTACTTATAATGATTTAGTATTGACATGAAGAACATATATGAATAGAGGAAATACACAGAAATATTTACCTGGAAAATACAGGCTGGAAGCTTTGTGTCAATCAGAATATGTGGATTCTGGATGTTTGCTGTTAGCTGCTTGTGATGAAGACGTCAACTGATTGTCTCCCTACATGGTGAAAAaagcaaaatatataaaagtatTTAAAGATTAAATGATAAAAGTCAACAAAAGACTAAATTAGAGACTCCAAATCGTAATATTGTAAAAATCACTTATTACTGATTGCTGACGATAGTGGAGGATTCGTTCTTACCTTCATCACAGGTAGATGAGATGATGATATTCAGACAAATCTCAATGTTCAAATAATGAACctgaaaatataaagaaaaataattacatcCAACAAAGATTAAAATCATAGAAGGTTTTCCAAAGCATTGTAGAGAATTGCTGAGAATTGTCAATCATTCCATATCCATCAAGTTATGGGAAATGTAGCCAGGCTTATCTGGTAACCTATGAGGACGGATTCTGAATCTTTGCTGCTAATTACTTGTGCTGGTGATGAGCACAGATATTGTCTCGCTACTCAGGAGCAGAGCCAGACTGGCCAtccggcaattctggcaaatgccagaagggacaGGTCTGTCTGGTCATTGGCCGCCTTGTCTGcaacattgttaacagaattggtgttctcaagacacccatactgttaagagttgtgacggaacaGAAAGTcactgactcagtcacttaccccagcaggctactggtatcattagaaatattggtcttgtagaaactcTTGCttgcctccatccagggtaatattagtaatatatcccatctgatgCTCGGGGGCGGGGatggcatgggcctgtgtgatttctaaTGCCAGGActaaatttcagccccagtccgtacctgctcagGATAAAATATGTATAAGGGTCTGAACTTTAAATTATACAAAAAACAAAATTAGAGACTAAATATTCTGAAGGATAGTTACATGTTTAGCTGACGGATAGTTGACGTAATCGTCCTCCGCACTGGCGGCAGTAAcatttattgtcaggtatttttctAAAACGCCCAATTCTGCAAAGATAAGAGGAATATTGGTTACTGGACTGAAATGAACGTTCACTAATACCAAGGATTATATTAAAAAGAAGAAACTGAAATCAATATATAAAGAACTGGCCCCAGCACAGGAAATATAACATTAACCCTACAGCCCCTGACGTCAGTCCGCTCTGATAGTAAAGTATAAAAGCATTATACCAACAGAACCGCACTGACGTCTCCGCAGTGATTGTGTTTCATGAGGAGATAAATCATAAAATCTACTTACTGTTTATCACACTGGGAGCATTTGTAATTATAATTATAGTTGATGGTATAATTGTGATTTTCTGTCACTTCTGGCAGCTCGGGATGAATACGATTCACCCGTCTTTTTACAGACTGCCATAACGGGCCATGGTTGTCATTGCCTTCACCGAAGATTATCCAAGTAGCAGCATGGCACATCTCGTGCACAAGTATGTCTCGTACTCGCTCTAAAATAAGAGTTTACACAGTTATGAGGAAATCTGAGTACACCCTGATTGAACTCTTTGATTTTACATATCAGGACAAAATACAAAATACATCCTGAGATGAACAACACGTGACAAGTCAACCGTgccattatttattttcccaaaaaCTACTTCAAAATGCAAAAGCAGAGAGTGAAAAATAAGTACACCCCATGAATCAATAGCTTTTAGAATCAACTTTAGCAGCAATAACTTGAAGTTGCATCAATGGTGTCCTTAATTTATCACACATTGCTCTTGCATTTTGGCCTACTTTTTGTTAAATAAATAATGATGCAGCATTTTTATCATGTTGTTTTCTGAGATTGTATTTCCCTACTTTTAGGACCTTCTAAGGACCAGGTACTTTTATAAATTTTCTCCTGATATGTAAAATATTAGAATTCAATGAGGGTGTACTTAGGTTTTCTTATGACAGTATGTACAGGGAGGTTATACGATGTACTACATCACAAGCAGCAGTTTTTTTGCCCTGTATACAGGTTGTCTTATAAAGCTGCAGGATGGATGTGATGAGAAACCTACCGACAGAATCACAGACTTTTTCAGAAAGCTCAATCACTGAGTAGCGGCGCTTCTTATCCAGCTTTGGCGTGCATTGGCCGCCTGCTGATATCAGCCTCTTGCTCCACAAAATGTCCATTTTCACAGGGAGCTAAAATAGAGGAAACAAATTCCATTACATCTGTAAACTCTTTTTTACCCCAATCTTACAAAGTACCCaactctcatttgtgatttaccgcaCGGTCTACTTGTATGGGGTATAGGGTCTACCGAGAAGTCCAAGATGTGAGAATAAAAATAAACGTATTCTAAAATGTCCAAATATCAACTAAATGGTTTTTATGtactgtaaaaatgtaaaaatcctGTGAACTTCAAGCCAAAAGTTGCTAATCTTTttgtctctgcatggtggaccatcTAAGGTTTCCACGCATCCCACAGATAAGAAGAGTGTGACGACATTTACCAAACTAAGTGACATTTACTTCAGATATTTAATAACTATTTCAGACACATGAAAGGCTAGGATGCCTTTCATAAAGTTGGAGCCTGGTTTTTGTGAATTTATTGTTTAAAGGTGGAGATAATAAAGAAGTCATGTATCACCCAGAAACCCATGATAAGATGTGATACCTTATTATCGAAGACTGTCCTGTTGTACAGATCGTATAGTCGCTCCACCAGCTCCTCCTTTTTTTCCTGGAAGTTGGTAACATAGATGGAAGTAGGAGAAATAATGTCTTCCAGGAAACAGCCGGGGATATTACATAGTGGTGTCCTGGAAAAGATAAGGAATCATATATAAATCCACAGGAAACATCTTACCTAGTTCATGACTTTATATAGAGGTAGATGCATCTGCCATAACTTACCTCTTCTCTGTAGCGGAGCTCTCCTCGCTATCAGATGGTAACTTATCTGTACAGAAATATGGAAGAGTGAAAATACGTTTTATAAGGCTCAAATCACACATATTAG is a window of Ranitomeya variabilis isolate aRanVar5 chromosome 2, aRanVar5.hap1, whole genome shotgun sequence DNA encoding:
- the LOC143809099 gene encoding germ cell nuclear acidic protein-like isoform X2; the protein is MMPRKRFKSIIDFSDIEDSSDDDDFSQSHPRKRPIPRSPGQENISGFNSGSTPSLPDLSLPPTDHGPDSTYCSDAIILIDDDDDSYRAGTSTYNNLILPTSDDPDSSTCSYYSANEDDDFNRAGTSSYDNKLPSDSEESSATEKRTPLCNIPGCFLEDIISPTSIYVTNFQEKKEELVERLYDLYNRTVFDNKLPVKMDILWSKRLISAGGQCTPKLDKKRRYSVIELSEKVCDSVERVRDILVHEMCHAATWIIFGEGNDNHGPLWQSVKRRVNRIHPELPEVTENHNYTINYNYNYKCSQCDKQIGRFRKIPDNKCYCRQCGGRLRQLSVS
- the LOC143809099 gene encoding germ cell nuclear acidic protein-like isoform X1, yielding MMPRKRFKSIIDFSDIEDSSDDDDFSQSHPRKRPIPRSPGQENISGFNSGSTPSLPDLSLPPTDHGPDSTYCSDAIILIDDDDDSYRAGTSTYNNLILPTSDDPDSSTCSYYSTNEDDDFNRAGTSSYNNLILPTSDDPDSSTCSYYSANEDDDFNRAGTSSYDNKLPSDSEESSATEKRTPLCNIPGCFLEDIISPTSIYVTNFQEKKEELVERLYDLYNRTVFDNKLPVKMDILWSKRLISAGGQCTPKLDKKRRYSVIELSEKVCDSVERVRDILVHEMCHAATWIIFGEGNDNHGPLWQSVKRRVNRIHPELPEVTENHNYTINYNYNYKCSQCDKQIGRFRKIPDNKCYCRQCGGRLRQLSVS